A part of Citrifermentans bremense genomic DNA contains:
- the mobF gene encoding MobF family relaxase: protein MAMMSVSPGMAAGQAGGYFSREDYYLGGLEEGSSHWYGRGATALGLDGPVAEEEFRALCRGEDPEGNRIVAPKLSRDPESGLLVETHRAGNDCTFSAPKSVSIAYAAGMDLVREAHDAAVLSVLSHMEEHYSHYRSPEGIRCGDMVAAKFDHATSRNVDPQLGVSGVRA from the coding sequence ATGGCGATGATGTCGGTTTCGCCAGGGATGGCCGCCGGGCAAGCTGGTGGGTATTTCTCCAGGGAAGACTATTATCTGGGCGGACTCGAGGAAGGGAGCAGCCACTGGTACGGCCGGGGAGCAACGGCACTGGGGCTCGACGGCCCAGTCGCGGAGGAGGAGTTCCGCGCCCTCTGCCGTGGGGAAGACCCGGAGGGGAACCGGATCGTCGCACCCAAGCTGAGCCGGGATCCAGAAAGCGGCTTGCTTGTCGAGACGCATCGGGCCGGCAACGACTGCACCTTCTCAGCCCCCAAGTCGGTCTCCATCGCCTATGCCGCAGGGATGGACCTGGTCCGGGAGGCGCACGACGCGGCGGTGCTCTCGGTCCTCTCGCACATGGAGGAGCATTACTCCCATTACCGCAGTCCTGAGGGGATCAGGTGCGGCGACATGGTGGCGGCGAAGTTCGACCACGCCACCTCCCGGAACGTCGATCCGCAGCTGGGAGTGTCAGGGGTCAGAGCTTGA
- a CDS encoding SPFH domain-containing protein, whose amino-acid sequence MQKAMEQQATAERLKRAMILEAEGKKEAMIREAEGKLEAAKKEAEAQIMLAEASAKAIEDIAVAVGDKELPALFLLGDRYVNAIQKLSASPNTKNFVLPADILGAVKGIAGRSM is encoded by the coding sequence ATGCAGAAAGCGATGGAGCAGCAGGCGACCGCCGAGCGGTTGAAGCGCGCAATGATTCTGGAAGCGGAAGGTAAAAAAGAAGCGATGATCCGGGAAGCCGAGGGCAAGCTCGAAGCGGCGAAGAAAGAAGCCGAAGCCCAGATCATGTTAGCCGAGGCCTCCGCCAAGGCGATCGAGGATATTGCAGTAGCAGTAGGCGACAAAGAGCTCCCCGCCCTGTTCCTACTTGGCGACCGCTATGTGAATGCCATTCAAAAGCTCTCCGCCTCGCCGAACACAAAGAACTTCGTGTTGCCAGCCGACATACTCGGCGCCGTAAAGGGGATTGCTGGAAGAAGCATGTAA
- a CDS encoding transglutaminase-like domain-containing protein, protein MNDYLVSDTIVDWKAPEVRQKALDLTRSLAGDVDKARCLYEWVRDAIPHSNDVGMDVVTCTASGVLRHGTGICFAKSHLLAALLRAVGIPAGFCYQVLRLDPPVNNELVLHGFNCVYLATLNKWIRLDARGNTGSIDAQFSVEKEQLAFDMDPAAGEFIYETIFAAPVPSVVDKLRKYDSRKELWLDLPRAF, encoded by the coding sequence ATGAACGATTACCTGGTTTCTGACACTATCGTCGACTGGAAGGCTCCTGAAGTGCGGCAGAAAGCGCTTGATCTGACGCGATCGCTTGCCGGTGACGTCGACAAGGCCCGCTGTCTGTACGAGTGGGTAAGGGACGCTATTCCCCATTCCAATGACGTCGGCATGGACGTCGTGACCTGCACGGCCAGCGGAGTTCTACGTCATGGCACGGGAATCTGCTTTGCCAAAAGTCATCTGCTGGCCGCGTTGTTGCGGGCGGTCGGTATCCCGGCCGGGTTCTGCTACCAGGTGTTGCGGCTCGATCCGCCGGTCAACAACGAGTTGGTATTACACGGTTTCAACTGCGTCTATTTAGCCACCCTCAACAAGTGGATAAGGCTGGATGCGCGTGGGAACACCGGCAGCATCGATGCCCAGTTCAGTGTCGAGAAAGAGCAGCTTGCCTTCGACATGGATCCTGCGGCCGGTGAGTTCATTTACGAAACGATCTTTGCCGCACCGGTTCCCAGTGTGGTCGACAAGCTGAGGAAATACGACAGCAGAAAAGAGCTGTGGTTGGATCTGCCGAGAGCCTTTTGA